One Mauremys reevesii isolate NIE-2019 linkage group 27, ASM1616193v1, whole genome shotgun sequence genomic region harbors:
- the LOC120392144 gene encoding keratin, type I cytoskeletal 14-like: MTTSVRQYSSSTSLKGLGGLGGLGGGSTRVSSVNLGGPYRAPSIHGGSGGFSVSSSRYVSGVGSSLGGGYGGSYGSSFGGGYGCGLGGGYGGGLGGGLGGGFGGGYGGGYGGGFGGGDGILPAGEKETMQNLNDRLATYLDKVRALEEANSDLEIKIKEWYKKQGPSPDRDYSPYYRTIEDLRSKILAATVDNASLLLQIDNARLTADDFRTKFETEQALRMSVEADINGLRRVLDELTLARADLEMQIENLKEELAYLKKNHEEEMNILRSQLGGDITVEMDAAPGVDLTKILADMREQYESLAEKNRKEAEQWFFTQTEQLNREVAMNTEQLQSGKSEITELRRTVQGLEIELQSQLSMKAALEGTLAETESRYGAQLAQLQALITSVEEQLAELRCDMERQNHEYKILVDVKTRLEQEIATYRRLLEGEDAHIASQYTSAKEASMTTRQVRTIVEEVQDGKVISSREQVHHSPR, translated from the exons ATGACCACCAGCGTCAGGCAATATTCCTCGTCTACATCCCTAAAGGGGTTAGGTGGATTAGGTGGATTAGGTGGTGGCTCCACACGGGTTTCCTCAGTGAATCTTGGAGGTCCCTACAGAGCCCCAAGTATTCATGGGGGATCTGGTGGCTTTTCTGTCTCCTCTTCTAGGTATGTCTCTGGAGTAGGAAGTAGCCTGGGTGGTGGCTATGGGGGGAGCTACGGTAGTAGCTTTGGAGGTGGCTATGGGTGTGGCCTTGGAGGTGGCTATGGGGGTGGCCTTGGTGGTGGCCTTGGTGGTGGCTTTGGAGGTGGCTATGGGGGTGGCTATGGGGGTGGCTTTGGAGGTGGTGATGGCATTCTCCCTGCGGGTGAGAAGGAAACTATGCAGAACCTGAACGACCGCCTGGCTACCTACTTGGACAAGGTGCGCGCTCTGGAGGAGGCCAATTCTGATCTGGAGATTAAGATCAAGGAGTGGTATAAGAAGCAGGGACCCAGTCCTGACCGTGACTACAGCCCATATTACAGGACAATTGAAGACCTGAGGAGCAAG ATCCTTGCTGCCACTGTCGACAATGCGAGCCTCCTCTTGCAGATCGACAATGCTAGGCTGACGGCCGATGACTTCAGAACCAA GTTTGAGACGGAGCAGGCCCTGCGCATGAGTGTTGAGGCTGACATCAATGGCCTGCGGAGAGTCCTAGATGAGCTGACCCTGGCCAGAGCTGACCTGGAGATGCAGATCGAAAACCTGAAGGAGGAACTGGCTTATCTCAAGAAGAATCATGAGGAG GAAATGAATATACTACGGAGCCAGCTGGGTGGAGATATCACTGTGGAGATGGACGCCGCTCCTGGGGTTGACCTGACCAAGATCCTGGCTGACATGAGAGAGCAGTATGAGAGCTTGGCAGAGAAGAACCGTAAAGAGGCCGAGCAGTGGTTCTTCACCCAG ACAGAACAGCTGAACCGAGAAGTAGCCATGAACACGGAACAGTTGCAGAGCGGCAAGTCGGAGATCACAGAACTAAGACGCACCGTCCAGGGCCTGGAGATAGAGCTGCAGTCCCAGCTCAGCATG AAAGCCGCTCTGGAAGGCACCTTGGCGGAGACAGAATCTCGCTATGGCGCCCAGTTGGCACAGCTCCAGGCCCTGATCACTAGCGTGGAAGAGCAGCTGGCCGAGCTCCGATGTGACATGGAGCGCCAGAACCACGAGTACAAGATTCTTGTGGACGTTAAGACGCGCCTGGAGCAAGAGATTGCCACGTACCGCCGCCTGCTGGAGGGCGAGGATGCCCA